The sequence GCGGCACTCTTAGAACCGTCATCAAAAGAACACTGAAGTTTTGGGTCAAAGCGTCGAATATCCTGGTCGTTCGAAAGGAATTCTTTGATTTTAGAGTAAGCTTCCTCAACCGAGTGGTTGCTTTGGTGGTCGATCGTAAATTTAGGCATAAAAAAGTTCCTCTCTTAAGTTACGGTCCTTCGATCTTGAAAGTATATCGGGTCCATTTGGTAAAGACAAAGCTCTTACAGCGGCCTCCGGAGATAAGGCTTACTTTTAGGAAGGATAAAAAGATGCTTTTTGACTGTATTGGCACAATGTGCAAATCTAAGCCCCAGTGCATCGTCACTAAATCCTTCCTTCACAAAAAGGTACATCTATGAAGTTTGTAAAAGAGCTTAAGCGAACAAATTACTGCGGAAGTCTAGGTACATCCCAAATTGGACAAAAAGTCGTCCTCATGGGCTGGGTGGATGTCCGCCGAGATCACGGAAGTTTGGTTTTCATCGACCTTCGTGACCGTGAAGGAATCGTGCAAGTAGTTCTTGATCCAAATAAAGCTGAAACATCTTCGGCGAAGAATCTTCGTGGCGAATTCGTATTGGCGCTTGAGGGTGTCGTTCGTGCGCGCCCCGAAGGCATGAAAAATACGAAAATCAAAACAGGGGAGATTGAAATTGAAGCCACTCGCTGTGAGATCTTAAATGAATCCGCAGTCCCTCCGTTTCAAGTCGATGATCCTAACGTGAACGAGACCTTGCGTCTTAAACATCGTTATTTGGATTTGCGTTCACCGCGCTTAACAAATCATTTGATGGTTCGTCACAAAGTAGCGCAATTGGTTCGTCGCTTTCTTTCAGAGCAAGGTTTCGTGGAAATCGAAACTCCGATTTTATTTAAGTCGACTCCCGAAGGCGCACGTGACTATCTAGTTCCTTCACGCGTGAACCAAGGAACTTTCTATGCTCTTCCTCAGTCACCACAAATCTTAAAGCAGCTTTTGATGGTGTCGGGTTATGACCGCTATTTCCAAATCGCTCGTTGCTTCCGCGACGAAGACTTGCGTGCAGACCGTCAGCCCGAGTTTTCTCAGATCGACATGGAAATGTCCTTCATCGATCAAGAAGATATCATGCAAATGAATGAAAAACTTCTGCGCACAATCTGGAAAGAGGTCAAAGGCGTGGATGTGGGCGATATCCCTCGCATGTCTTACCAAGAGGCGATGGATCGTTACGGTATCGACAAGCCAGACACACGTTTCGGAATGGAGATCAAAGATCTTCAAAAAGTGGTGACAGGTTCAGGCTTCAAAGTTTTTGATGAAGTTATCGCTCGTGGCGGTATCGTGCGCGGTATTGCCGTTCCCAAAGGCGCATCGTACTCTCGCGGTCAGTTCGACAAGTTGACGGACATGGCAAAACGCGCGGGCGCAAAAGGCCTGGTGTGGATTAAAACAGAGGCCGATGGATCTTACGCTTCTCCAGTTTCAAAATTCTTCAGCCCTGAAAAATTGGCAGAGATGTTTAAAACTGTGGGCGCAAATCCAGGCGACTGTGCTTTGATCGTTGCAGATGATTTCGACACGGCTTGCGCCGCCCTCTCAACACTTCGTTTGCACTTAGGTAAAGAATTGAACTTGATCGATACGTCCAAGGATCATTTCCTATGGGTGATCGACTTCCCGGCTTTTGAGTATTCTCCCGATGAAAAACGTTGGGTTTCAAGGCACCATCCGTTCACGTCACCGAAGGACGAATACATGCAAGCCTTGATCGACGGCGATGAGTCTTCGTACGGCAAGATGCTAGCAAAAGCTTACGACCTTGTGTGCAACGGCTATGAAATGGGCGGCGGCAGTATTCGTATCTACCGCACAGAATTACAACAAGCGATGTTCCGTCTTTTAGGCATGAACAAAGAACAACAAGAAGCGAAGTTCGGTTTCTTGTTAGACGCTTTGAAATACGGAGCCCCTCCTCACGGTGGTATCGCCTGGGGTATGGACCGTCTTGTAATGTTGTTGTGCGGAACCGATGCTATCCGTGAGGTGATCGCCTTCCCGAAAACGGCGAAAGCTTCTGACTTGATGGCGGATTGTCCAAGTGAAGTCAGCCGCGATCAGTTAACCGAAGTCGGCGTGCGCTTAAGCCCATTGGCAGAGAAAAACTTAGAAGAAATGAAGAAGGTCTAATTGTCGTTTTCAACGACAATAGCACCCGACTGAGTTTGAATTTTAATATGACCCACTTCTGAAGGAAGAATCTCGGAAGTGGGTTTTTGTTTTAAGTTATTAGTCACTTTGCCAGAAACCGATTGTAAATCCGTTTCATAGAAAAGATCCTCAGGCAGACGCAAAGTCACATTGCCTTCTTCGGTTTTAATAAGAATTTTCCCTTTATACGACTGTGGCAAATAAATATCGGCGGTCAGCTTCGAATCAGATTCTTGCGTGAACTCCTCACCATTCACATTCATCTGAATCCAATTACTAGCAAGCGGCTCTTGAAAATCCACACGCAAAACATCTTTTTCAGCCATCTGAACAATAAAAGGCCCCGGCTCAAACCGAGGAACTTTCCCATGTAAAAGCACCTTCAAAGTCGGCCCCGAATGCGTCCGCACAACCATATCCACACGACGAGCATTCAAAGAAACTTCAGAAATCCCCTGAAGAAAAAACTCTCCAGGCTCTTCATACTTCTGCCCCTGCATAAACTTATCAGTCACCGAATGAAAAGCCGTAAAAACCGACTCAGGATTGTTAAACACATACCCCATAATCAAAATAAGCCCACCAACCAAAATAAAAAAGAGCGCCGCTAAACCCATCAAAATTTTCTTAAGCATAGAAACCCAACTCTCCCAAAACGCCCAAAAATCAACGCGCCCACAACCGCCGAAGGCCAAAAAAACCCACCCAAAGTGCGAAACAACGAGCCCCTTGGCTACGGCCCACTAACAATTCGCGAGTTCCGCAGCAGCCAGCTCCAAAGGAGCGGCGTCCGCGAGGACTGTCCGAGCGAATTGTTAGTGGGCCGTAGCCAAGGGAGCCCGCTTGATTTCCACAGTATCATATGGGACCGTTATTCTAAAAGAAAACAGAGGACCCCATGCGCCGTATACTTCCGGAAACCACCTTAGAAAAAAGAATGATGTGTTTGGGCGCGGTCTTTGTTGAAGAAAATCAAGTTCTTGATGAGGTGTTTCAAGTTGTCGGGTCTGATTTAATCGAAGGCCAAGAACTCTCTCCGGAAATACGCGATCAGGTTTTAGACGAAATTGGCGAGTACTTTTTTCGTCTGGATATGAATTACGGTCCTGAGATTAAAGGGGACTGCATCGGCATTCTTGAAGAGTTTTGGGGAGTGACAGATAAAGCCTCGGCTCTGAAAAGCTTAGAAAATATCCGACAGCAAGGTCACCGCACAAAGTTCAATGTCTTAAAGTCATCTCTGCCTTCTGACGGCAGTATTGATGCGGTCTCTTTAGAAAAGTTTAAGCAAATCTTCTGCTTTGATCTCGAAGTCGGGCAAGAAGTGCAAATGAGCAAAGAAGATTACACGAAGCTGGCCTCGTGGATCCAACGCACGAATAAATATTTAAAAGAGGCTGGTATTCTAGGATGGGATGCCGCCCGCTATGTTCACTTAGTTCGTCTTTGTTTTGTTACGGGTTATTTAGATGATAACGAAGCTTGGGCTGAAATTCTAAAACTCGCTCCTATCGTTGAAGGACATTTCGAATCTTGGATGGAGTTTTCTCAAAGCTTTTTGATTGGTCGCACTTTCTGGTCGGGGAGTGATGATCCGCAAGTCAAAGAGATCTGCCAGAAGCTCTTAGGTCATCCCGCAAGTCCTTGGCATTTCATTCCCTGGACCTAACGCCAGTTTTCCTCCGTCTGTCTCAAGTTTGAACGTTTTATTCCGATACATAACTTGAAGACCAAGGATGGCCTTCAAAATTCAACACACACGGAGGTGTGGTATGGAAAAAATCAGTGGAATTCTTCCAGCAAGTCCACGAACGCGTGTTGCCGATGTCTCTGTCGCGCAGCCCGCAAGACCTGGGGCTTTGGCACTTGGAAGACCCATGGGTAAAAATTCTCTTGGAGATCGCATCTCGCTCAGTAAGCAGATGGAAGAGATGAAAATGACCGGGCAACTTCCTGAACCCGAGGCCTCTCCCGTTTATAAAAATCCTGGCGAAGTAAAGAAGTTGAAAGTAATTGAAGATCTCAATCAGAAATTCTTCCAGAATCCAAAATCAGTGGCTCGTGAAGGGGACATGACGAAGTCGGAAGAAGCTTTGACGAAGACGACGGACAACGAAGGTCTTTTCTTTGTTGAAAAGGAATTGCGCCCACAACCGTCTCCAGCTCCATTAAAAGAGATCTCAGACAATAAAATCGCCTAAATCTTGACTTCTCCCGTTTCGAACTCAAAGTAACGAAACGGGAGGCTCTATGCAGCCGGCAGCGCGTACTTGGACAGTGATACGTTCCACTTGGCTTACACGTAAGCCATCAGGTCGCGCGTGGTTTGCAGCATCCTGGTCCGTTCTATTTCTTATCATCGGCAGTGTTTTCTATTGGCAAAACTTCTACAAGTTCTCCACTTGGATGAGTGCTTCGCAGTTCTCTGTTTTTTCACAACATCAATATTGGCGGCTGTGGACGACTTTATTTGCTCACGCTGATTTAGGACATCTGGCCTCGAATTCCATTCTATTTTTTATCTTCGGATATTTTCTTTCGGGCTACTTTGGCCTTTGGGTGTTTCCGATTTTAGCATTTTTATTAGGTGGAGTGACGAATGCGCTGACAATTCTGACATACGCACCTGATATCAATCTTATCGGTGTTTCTGGAGTTGTATATTGGATGGGCGGTATGTGGCTTGTTCTTTATC comes from Bdellovibrio bacteriovorus and encodes:
- a CDS encoding DUF1266 domain-containing protein; this translates as MRRILPETTLEKRMMCLGAVFVEENQVLDEVFQVVGSDLIEGQELSPEIRDQVLDEIGEYFFRLDMNYGPEIKGDCIGILEEFWGVTDKASALKSLENIRQQGHRTKFNVLKSSLPSDGSIDAVSLEKFKQIFCFDLEVGQEVQMSKEDYTKLASWIQRTNKYLKEAGILGWDAARYVHLVRLCFVTGYLDDNEAWAEILKLAPIVEGHFESWMEFSQSFLIGRTFWSGSDDPQVKEICQKLLGHPASPWHFIPWT
- the aspS gene encoding aspartate--tRNA ligase, with product MKFVKELKRTNYCGSLGTSQIGQKVVLMGWVDVRRDHGSLVFIDLRDREGIVQVVLDPNKAETSSAKNLRGEFVLALEGVVRARPEGMKNTKIKTGEIEIEATRCEILNESAVPPFQVDDPNVNETLRLKHRYLDLRSPRLTNHLMVRHKVAQLVRRFLSEQGFVEIETPILFKSTPEGARDYLVPSRVNQGTFYALPQSPQILKQLLMVSGYDRYFQIARCFRDEDLRADRQPEFSQIDMEMSFIDQEDIMQMNEKLLRTIWKEVKGVDVGDIPRMSYQEAMDRYGIDKPDTRFGMEIKDLQKVVTGSGFKVFDEVIARGGIVRGIAVPKGASYSRGQFDKLTDMAKRAGAKGLVWIKTEADGSYASPVSKFFSPEKLAEMFKTVGANPGDCALIVADDFDTACAALSTLRLHLGKELNLIDTSKDHFLWVIDFPAFEYSPDEKRWVSRHHPFTSPKDEYMQALIDGDESSYGKMLAKAYDLVCNGYEMGGGSIRIYRTELQQAMFRLLGMNKEQQEAKFGFLLDALKYGAPPHGGIAWGMDRLVMLLCGTDAIREVIAFPKTAKASDLMADCPSEVSRDQLTEVGVRLSPLAEKNLEEMKKV
- a CDS encoding rhomboid family intramembrane serine protease — translated: MQPAARTWTVIRSTWLTRKPSGRAWFAASWSVLFLIIGSVFYWQNFYKFSTWMSASQFSVFSQHQYWRLWTTLFAHADLGHLASNSILFFIFGYFLSGYFGLWVFPILAFLLGGVTNALTILTYAPDINLIGVSGVVYWMGGMWLVLYLMLDEQRTWLQRSLRAVGVALGVFMPSTAFEPNVSYRAHLIGFVVGVVTGFIYYLFRKKEFKSAVTYEIVRDDELQPELQSESSNSQVERF